The Alicyclobacillus macrosporangiidus CPP55 genome segment GAACGAAACACTAGCTACGACGTATAGACAGTTGACCATAAGTATTGAGAGACTATTTTTCGAAATCTGGCCCGCCGTACGTGGCGGAGTTACTACCGCATACCCTCAACGTGGGAAAGGCAGCTATCACAGGGCAAAGGATAAAGAGCCTTTTCTTCATTTGTTACGCTTAGGTTGGGACACCCCTGTTAACGAGCTCATCGGCAAGGCCTTACTGGGCACTCGTGAGGGTGGTATGAATGGATAGTGAGTCATTATAGCACGGATAGTCACCGTATTGACAGATGTTTCCAAAACAAAAACGTCTAGCACTGGTCCCTCCACATTGGTTCCCATGACGTACCATGACCAACTTACAGTTCAAACGTGGATCTCGACTTCTATGTACGGTGGAACGCAAACATGCTATCCACTACGCGCCGAGTCCCAAGGCCATCCACTAGCTCCATCCCGCGAGCAGACATAGCCCTTAATTGAGTAGCCTGAAGACGTTCCCAAATGTCTGCATAATCCTTGTCTGTGGTGTGCCCTGACTCCCCCAGGCAACAAACTACTCCCATTCGCTCCAACACCGCCGTTGCCTGGCGCTGGTTTTCCGCCACGATGGTAACCCATGTAGGAAGTCCTAAACAACACCGTTCCCACGTGGTTGTCCCTCCCGCGCCAAGCGCCAGATCGGCAGACGCCATCAGCTCAGCCATTCGGGAGGTGTTCACGTGCACTGTGGCCAAAGGTAGTCTCTTTGCCAAATCCTGAATTTCACCTATGTTTGGATTGATAGGCCCAACCACCACATCGATAGCACACGAGTTCACGTTCCCCCACCGCGTCATCCCTCTGAGTGCTTTGCACGTTTCATTGGTTGTATCGGCCCCGCCGAATGACACCAGAACACGACGAACCTGTCCATCCCGTACCGATGCACGCTGCCTAGCTTGAACGAATTCGTCCCTTAACAACGCATATCTGGGACCGAGGAGGGTGTTGCACTCTGCTGGGAGCCGCCCGTGGTACCTTTCCACACAATCCGGGTGTGCATTTTGGTCCAGCAGGAGGTCGCAATCGTGATCCCTGTCCGCCAAATCGTCCACGGCGAGTACACGTATGCCCCGTTGACGAAACTCTCGCTCCCACTTGGCGTCGAGAGCATAATGGTCAACTACCACCCAGTCTGGCCATCGGTGTCCCAGATATTCTAATACACTGAGCGCATCCTGACGCCAAGTACACCTTAGTTCATCCCAATCGTTCGCATATTGACCCGCAGCCCTAGGCACACGATGCACGGGGTACCCATGTTTCACGAGCTCATCGCACATATGGCCAGACAAGGTACGGCAACTAAACGACACCTCTGTACCATGCTGTCGCAGCACGTCCGCCAACGTGATGCAGCGCATCACGTGCCCGGTCCCGATTTCATGCGAAGCGTCCGCACGGATGTGTACACGCATGGAATCTTCATTCCCCGAGACGTTTTTGTAAGACGTGAGCATTAAGCGCTGTCCATTCCGGATGCTGGTCTAATAGTGCCAATACGTCTTCCAAAGTGAAATCCTGCTTTTCCGGATAGAGTGCTTCGATAATCCGGCGAATCAATTCAAAATCCTCCGGTGTATCGACGGTCCAACGGTGATGGCTGACATCGGTGTGGTAGGCGACATTTCCCATTCTGTACCGCTCTGGATGAGTGTAGAAGAACGGCGTCACGTGCTCCCGCTCGTAGCCAAGCTTAGCCTCCCGATGCGCCTCCTCCAGCGCTTGGAATGAAAACACCTCGGTGTCCATCCCCCGCGGATAGGTCCGCTCCACTGTGTTGGCTACGTAATCCATTCGTTCTCGATGCTCGACATAATACCGAATTATACGGTCCACCACGGCGGGGTCTATCAGAGGGCAATCAGACGTGACGCGCACCACGATGTCCGCACTGTAGGCTCGTGCAGCGAGATGGTACCGGCTCAGAACATCTTCTTCGGATCCCCTCACATATGCGCATCCGGAAGCCTCACACACGCGGACAATGGCGTCGTCCGCCGGATTTGTTGTGGTGGCTACCACCACCTGAGTAGCCGAAGGAACCCGTTTCAATCGCTCTATATGATAAACCAGCAGCGGTTGGCCGAGGACTTCTTTGAGCACCTTCCCCGGTAGCCTGGTAGAAGACATGCGCGCTTGAGTAATGATCACGATGTTCAACAATACCTCACCCCGCACCGGCAAGCCTCACACCCGGTAATAACCCAACACCTTTTTGACAGCACGGATGACGTCGCATACATCATCGTCCGTCATTCCGGGAAACAGCGGGAGCGTGAGGATACGTTCGTACAGCTCCTCAGCACGCGGGCACAGCCCCCTCGAATATCCCATCCGCCTGTAGTACGGATGATGATAGACCGGGATGTAATGGACATTGACGCCTATGTTTTCTGCAAGCAACGCTTCATACACCTGCCGTCGCCCCACACGCAGGGCGGACAGGTTCAACCGAATCACGTACAGGTGCCACCCGGACGTCCGGTCCTCACGTTGATACGGTGTTTCGAGCTCGGGCATGGAAGCGAACGCTTCCGTATACTTCTTCGCAATCTCCGCCCGACGTCTGATGAACACGTCGAGCTTGTCCATTTGACTGGTACCCAGCGCGGCTTGAATGTCCGTAAGCCGGTAATTAAACCCCAGGTACTGCATCTCGTAGTACCACGGACCCTGATCGTCCTCGAGGAACGATGGATCCCGCGTGATACCATGTGTGCGAAACAGTCGCAGCCGCTGGTACAGACGGTCGTCGTTCGTTGTGACCACGCCGCCCTCGCCCGTGGTAACCGGTTTGACGGGATGGAGACTAAAGACCGTCATATCTCCCAAGGTCCCGATGCGGCGTCCCTTGTACGTCGCACCAAGCGCATGTGCCGCGTCCTCAATCACCATCAGGCCGTGCCGTTTGGCGATGCTGAGGATCTCGTCCATGTCGGCCGGCTGCCCCGTGTAGTGAACGGGAAGAATCGCCTTGGTGCGCGGCGTAATGCACGCCTTAACTGCATCGGGATCGATGTTGTAGGTATCAGGCTGAATGTCCGCAAACACCGGTGTACCGCCCATGTACAGCACACAGTTGGCACTCGCCGCAAACGTCATCGGCGTGGTGATCACTTCGTCGCCCGGGCCGATGCCCGCGGCAAACACCGCCCCGTGCAAGGCAGCAGTGCCGTTCGCGAAAGCCACGGCGTACTTGGCTCCGACGTAATCCGCTATCCGCCGCTCGAACGCGTCGACCGCCGGCCCGGTGGTCAAGAAGTCGCTGCGCAACACGTCCACAACCGCCCGAATGTCCGCCTCGTCGATGGCTTGGCGTCCATACGGCAGGCGGGTAGAACGGATGGGTGTCCCGCCATGCAGTGCCAATTTTTCGTTGACTTCCAGCGCCTCCGTCATACCCGCTACAGACCTCCATTCAACGGCTGTGTACTGACACATTACGCCCACGGCGTCTCTCGAATCCACGCCTCTGTTCGCGCGAGGCCTTCCTCAAGTGTCACCCGCGGTTCCCAGCCCAGCAGGCGTTTGGCCTTGTCCGCATTACATAGGAGCTTCATGATCTCGCTCTGAGGATGTATGTGCTTGACATGCTGGATCCGCGTCGCATCTTGAGCCACCAGCATCGCGAGGTCATTGATGGAGATATCCCGGCCGAGTCCGGCATTGATGATCTCACCATTCACCACGTCCGAATATCCGGCCATCGCCACAAACCGCGCACAGTCTTCTACATACAGTAAATCGCGTGTTTGTGTGCCATCCCCGTAAATGCGGAGTGGCTGTCCCGTTAACTTGTTCTTGATAAATATGGCGACGACACCGCCCTCTCCACCGGACTTCTGAAATGGTCCATAGGTGTTGAACGGGCGGACCACCACCACCGGCAGTCCGTATGCATTAAAATACGACAGTACGAGATTTTCCGCCGCGATTTTAGAACCCGCATAAGGAGATGCTGGCTTCACGGCGTGCGTCTCAGAGATTCCCTCCGGGCCTGTCGCGCGGTCATACACCATGCACGTGCTCATGAAGACCATTTTGGTTCGCGCATCCCGGCAGCGCTCAAGGACTTCAAACGTACCCACCACGTCGTTCAGGAAGGTCGTTCGGGGATCATCGATACTGTCCTGTACGTTGATGGTGGCCGCCAAGTGATAGCACACATCAAAACGGTTTTCAAAGAGTTCATCCAACAATGACCCGTCCTGAATGTCTCCTATCACAAGCTCCCGCAGTCCGGGGTGTCCCTCGAATTCACGTACATTCTCACGCCGCCCGTTGGCCAGATTGTCCAGTATCCAGACCTGGTGCCCGTCGTCCAACAGTTGTTTGACAAGCCAGCGGCCAATGAAACCCGCGCCGCCCGTGACCAACGCTCTCATACATTCCCTCCACTAAATGAGTCCTTCCGACAACACCCAATGGCGAATCTGCTCCCGATCAATGGGAGGGATGTCATTGGATCTGTAGGTGCCCACCGCCGCCGGCGCGGCATCGGCGTAATGCCAATGCGCGTGCGGGGGTGGAATGACAAACATGTGGTCCAATTCCACGGCCTGCCTGGATTCATCTTCCGTCATCAGCTCCTCATACCGCTTCTCTCCCGGGCGCAGGCCGATGGTTTCGACCTCCCCACGCGGCACGCCGTATTTCCGGCTCACTTCGTCTCGCACGACCTCCACCAGATCCCCCAACCGCAGTACAGGCATCTTGAGGATGAACAACTCTCCTCCATGCGACCACACCGCGGCACGCAGAGTGAGTTCCACAGCCTGGGTGAGCGTCATCATGAAGCGAGTCATCCCTGGATCTGTTACCGTCACCGGCCGTCGTTCCAGAAGTTGTCGTTTGATCAGCGGGATGACCGATCCGCGTGAGCCCATGACGTTGCCGAAGCGCACTGCACTGAACACCGTGCTGGCGGATCCCTTAGCGTGCTCCGCAGCCGCTACCAGCCGCTCAACCACGAGTTTTGTCGCGCCGTAGGTGTTGGTGGGACTGATGGCCTTGTCAGTACTGGTGACAATCACCTTGCCCACGCCCGCCGCCATGGCTGCAGTGATCACGTTTTGCGTGCCGATGATGTTCGTCTGTACCGCTTCGAAAGGGTTGTACTCGCATGCGGGTACATGCTTCAGCGCAGCCATGTGAAACACGACGTCAATGTCTTCCATGGCGCGAATCAGACGCGACGTGTCGCGAACGTCCCCGAGAAGGTAGCGGATGTTGGAGTGATTGGCGTATTCAGTCTGCAGCTCAAACTGTTTGAATTCATCACGGCTGAAGACCCGGATCACGCGTGGTTCGAAGCGCAACAGGGCCCGCAGCAAACCTCGCCCCACCGTACCGGTTCCGCCAATCAGCAGAATTCGCTTGCCCCGAAAGAACTCCGCCACCATGATCCACCACTCCGTCGCCGTTCTACGACTGATTTCGACAAGAAGTGCCCAGCAACCTGCCTCGTCCGAAGGTCCTGTATGGAACCCTGTCGAGCCGGCCCTCTGGGGATGAGCCAAGCTACACAAGCGATTCCATCGCCCACGGACACACGTGCTGCGTACCGGCGATATGTGCTCCCCTCGACGCATTCAGGTAGGTTCGGTCGGGGTGATCCCGAATGAACCGCTCAATCCAGTGGCGGAACGAATTCCACGACAGTGTCGTCTCAATCTCCTCTCCGGTGACTGACTCCGTCCATATCCGCCGAAATGAATCACCGTGAATGAATATGTGCTGATGATGAGTGTCTTCCGCATGGGATTTTCCGTCCACATATGCCAAGTCCTGCCCCACAAACACAATCGGATCGCAGCCGAGATGATGTGCCACGCTCAGCGCAAGGGTCGCCACGGATCCTCCCACCTCAAATGTATCCCACCCGTGGCGCTCCGCGAGTTCCTCGCTCGGCGCATACCCTCGCTGCATCGCCCACAGGATATCGCCGCCGTACGTATCCCGCAGGTTCGGGTGTACCGTGGGTGTGCAGATGAGCGTCGGCAGCGGTCCAACCGGGAGATCCTTCAATTGCTCTGCAACAAACTCCTGGCCATCCGTAACCAGCACGTACTGGGGCACAACGCCGTTCTGGAGCAGTTTACGCAGCACTTGACCCACGGAAAGGATCACCGCACCGGCACGTGCGCATTGGGGCAGCCAGGGAATGGCCTCGTTCAGGGAAGGCCCCGCAGCCACGACAATCCCCATACTCCCAGCGTAACGGTCTCGCATTCCTGTGAACACGTTTTCTGGACGAACGGCATCGCGATTCGCTGCGAAGTTCATATCCAACATTCCGACATTCCGCTCCACGGATGCACGCAGCATCTGCGCCTCCTGGATGAGCCACCGCATGGATGCGTAGGGAAACACCTCGACCGATGGAGGGTGAACCCGCAGCCGAGACATGTCACAGGCTCCCAACACGTGGCGACACTCCGATTCGTCCTTTGGGACGATCACCGTCACCCGCGGATCACTCAAGACCTGTGGACGAACCTCACGGGCCAGATCCACCACTTCGCGATACGGTTCAATCACCGCGATCTCTTGGATGTGCGGATGCTGGAGCAGACAGGCTTCGATGTGGTATCCTAATCCGAGTCCGAGCACCGGCAGGGAACACTCCGAGGAATCTACGCGCCAGCTTCGCACGAGAGCCTCCGCCTCTCGAACAGGATCATACTGACTGTGCAAAAACACGGTTCGCTCTCTGACGCTGCGCAGGGTCGCAGAGCCGCCGCGACCCGTCAGAACCTCAAAATGCCCTCGCATTATGATTCATCATCCCCGACTGGTGCCCGGTGAATTGACATGACGTTTGTAGGAATCAGGTTACATCGGAGCGGAGCCTGCTCTTCGCCCTCTCCCACTTCATCTGTTGAAAAAACATTTCCAGAAACGCTTGCCAGTCCTCTGCCCAAGGCCGCACCTCGAACGACAAGATGTCCGCCAGACTGACGGTATCCTGTGCCTGACAAGCTTCATCCAGTAACGATGCTATCGTCCGCAGACGCTCCGAGAAATCATGTACACTCGATGGCCCTGGATGAAGCGTGCACAACCCCTCCAGGAGGCTGAGGTGCCAACGAAGACCGTCGAGCGATTCCGCAAAGTGTTTCATGCCTGCAGCGAAATCGCCTACCTGAAAAGCCTCCGCGGATGCACCCATGACACGAAGCCAGGATGGCAACATTTCGGCGGATGACGCCAACGCATCCTCTACCATCTCGTCGATGGTGCAGGACGCCAAGTCAATTCGATTGGCGTTAGCAAGTAACACCGTTCCATTCAACACATCGGCGATGACGTGATCCTGCCCGTCCACCACGAGCTGGCGTACGAGGCGACCACTCCGCTCTACATCCTCTACCGCACTGCGCAGAACATCCTGCAGAGAGGTGCCATCGGCCACGTTCTGCAACACGCCGTCAACGTACAGTTCCACTGACTTCATCCGCCCTTTCCATCACTGCCATACGTTCCGCCTGCGCAAACGCCTCGCGCAACTCCTGAATCAGTGGAAGCACCTCTTGAACCGGCTCCGGCGATTTGTTGCGATTCGCTTCGATGAATCGGCCGTGAAAGAATACGTAGAGATCGTTCAGGTTATCGCATAATTCAGGCGCACGATCTCGATCCAGCGTCACGCGCAGTTCCGAGACAATCTCCTGGCAACGGATGAGCCGCCGGTGCGCCTCTTCCAATCGCTTAGCTTCCAGTGCCTCAATCGCCTGCTGGGCGAATCGAATTAGCCCGTCGTACAGCATGATCAACAGTTTCCCCGGTGTGGCCGTCTGCACGCTGGCCTGCCTGTACACGTTCGGATACATGTCCCGGATCTCCCTCCTCCGTCACAAATGGATAAGTGTCAAAATAGGAATACGCGTCCAGATGCATCTCTGCGGCATCGAGCGCGCGAAGGCGCAGATCCAGGAACAGGCGAACGGTCTGAGCCGCGACAAGCCTTGCTCCGGAATTGTCCTCATCGTTCTCCTGGCGTTTTCGTTGAATCTCTTCAGCCATCTGGACATCGGTAAACAACGTCCGGTACGAATAGGCGTCCAAGAGCCTCATGGCCAAACGATGTGAGGACAACCTGGCCTGTCCCCGCGCGATGGCACGCGTGGCCTTATCCACACATACGGGGTCCTTGGCCTCCAACGCATCGAGGTAGTCCTGGCCATACCGGGCCAAGATAGCCAGCAGACGCGCCACACACCTAAGTTCCAGTCGGGAACGGCGCAGTCGAGCGCGCGTATGTTGAATCCGATCACCGTCAAGTGTACGAGGTTGCAGACGCCCGCGCCACTCCGCGGCCTCTTCGGGGCGACGCGGACACAGTGGCAGGCAATCAGACAGGGTTCGCACTTCGTATCCGCGCTTTCGCGCACCGCCCTCCGTGGCGTCGATGTAAGTGCGGTCGTGTACTTTGGCTGCGTCTTCAAACCACCTGAGGTAGTACAGGTAGTCGTAGGTCGTGTACACCGTCTGGCCGAAGATGTCTTCCACCTCGTACAATTTCCGTCCCTTCAGTTGTTCCACGGTACGAGAGGCATTCGCGGTCCCTTCCGCATAACAGGCGCCACCGGGATAGGACAGGTCCTCCCCCACAAGGATGACGGGATCAGCACCCAACAGCCGTGCGAAGGCAAATGCGGCCGTGGCGCAGGAACCCCCGGTGTCAAACACCGGAAGAGGGCGTCGCTCGCCAGTGATCTCGTCCAGCCACCCCTGGTACGTGGTTCCTCCTGCCACAAGCACCTTCCCCGCCCTGCTGTGGCGCACGATGTCGCGGTGGGTGCACACCTCCATCAGCAGCGGGATATCTTCATACGTGCAACCTTCCATATTGAGTGCATTGAGATCCCCACCGTCGAGCGTCACAATCACATCCGGACAGATGCCGTTACGCTGCAGGGCGCGGTAGGCAGTGTCTGTACTGAGGAGCAGAGCGCGATCACGGAACTCTCCCAACAGGTGAATGTTCTTGTTCAGAGACGGACCGGCACCAATCACGATGGCCGGTTTACCGCGCCATGTGTTCGCCAGATCGTACACCGACACACCGCTCAGAACAGCGGGAAGGTTGCACAAGAAGTTGCGCGTCCACGCCCGTTCAAAGAAGGCGGTAGTGTTTTGGTTTGTGAATACAGTCTGTACAGAGCGGTAAAGAGCAAACGTCAATTCGTCAAAGAAAGACCGCTGAATCGCCGCCTCCACAGGATGGAAAACCCATGCGAAAGTCGGCACCTGAAAGGTGTCCCCGCCCAGATGCACATGGAGCTGTGAGCGAATGCGTTTGACGTCATCGTCTACAATCAGCACCAACCGGGGGTCCAGTAAAGCGTCCGCCATATCGCGTGCTTCAAGAGCCGCGCGGAGATACTCGGGACAGGCTGAAATGAGATAGACACGGCTATCCGAAGAAGCCGCCTGCAATGCCGCTTCCAGATGATACAGGCCCGCCTCTCCGGCGACGAAGACGTGCCGCGCGGAAGCGATATCGGCGCGCGCAACCTGACGCACCGCTTCTCCCACAGGGTCGTACGCGCTCGTCAAGTTCAACCAACGCCCAGTCTGTTCGTGCTGGACAACACACACACCGCGTGAATTGACCACAGCGCGACGTTGTGGACTGGGGGCAACCGACGCCAGAACGTCCGCCACCACGGGCCAACGCTGTTTCAGAATCGTGTAGTTCGCCGCCCACACGTCACTCATATGACCGCCCTCTCATCCGAGGCTGGAAAACAACGCCTGCAACGCCCTCTGCTGGGCTGCCATCTGCGCCTGGTACTGTTGCAGTTGCGTAAATTCTTGCACCATCATCTGCTCCTGCGATGTGGCCATATCGTAGATCTGCTGCTGCTGTCGTTGCACACTCTGGATTTCCGCAGAGTACATATTCTTTTCTGACTGGGCAATTCCTGTATATGTACTGCTCAGCGAACCCTTGGGGTTCAGGGTGTTCACCTGGCCCGTGAGGTTTGTCAATAACCCATTCAGCCGCGCGGCCATCCCCTGAATGAGGGCCTGCACCTCATTGGGATCGTTCTGGAATGCGGTGGTCAGGGCCGTCGAATCTACCTGCAAACTGTTGGTCGAACCGGGTGTGGATCCAATCGATCCGTTGGTGATGCCAATGCCGAACACGGATTGTTGTGCGTATTGCGAGGCTCCCGGAACAGGATCCAAAACCGCGTTCATGTACTGTAACGCCAGCGACGACATGGCCGGATCCGCCTCCAGGTCGCCCCCTTTACCCGTCAGCTGTTGCAGGGTGTTGTACAGGGTATTGAAGTCGGTGACGAACGCGTTGACAGCTTTGGTCAACGCAGTCGTGTCCTGACTCACGGTAATCGTGGCGGAATAGGGAGGCGAACTCGAAGACCCTCCTTCCGATGGATCCTGCAGCGTGAAACTCACGCCCGGAATAGCATTCTGCACGGTGGGCGATGGACTTGTCTGTTGAGCCCCATTCACTGTGTAGGTCCAGGGCTGTCCCGCCTGAGCGTTCGGTGCCACCGAAGCATTGCTGGTTAAACCAAGCGCTTGTCCGAGGTTGCCGGTGAGGTCCTGCACTGTAATCGGTTGCGACGTGTTCGAGGTCAACGTCACGGTGTCGGTCAACGGATTGTACGCTGCGGTTACGCCCGCCTTGGACGAATTAATGCGTGAAATGACCGATTGCAGCGTGTCGGTGCTGGTGTTGTAAGAGATGGTAACGCCGTTGATGGACAACTGACCGGCCGTTGTCGGCGTCAGCGCCTGCCCAAAATTGGAACTCCCGAGATACGTGTTCAACTGCACATGCCCGACAATCCCGCTGACAACGGGGTTCGATTGGGTGGTCGATTGGCCCGCCAGGCCCACCACCTGCAAGAAGTTACTGGAATCCCCTGCACTGCCGAACACCACATTCAACCCAGAGGGAGCGGTTACCGTGATCTTGTTTCCGGATAAGGACCAGCTGACTCCGGTGATGGCGTTGGATCCGCTGTTCGGATCCGATCCGCTGGTGGTGCCCAACAGCGCGTTCATGATGGATTGAATCGTGTCCGAAGCTGTGACGGTATGCGTATATGTCGTCCCTCCGACCGTGGCGGTCAAGGTGCCCATCGTCACCGGTTGGCTAAACTTTTGAGCGGTGACCGCATCGGTCCCGGAGGCGGAATTTCCGATTTGAAAACCGTTCCCGGAGGTTAACTTCGCCACCTGTCCCGGGGTCCAACTGATGGTGTACGTTCCGGGAACCGCGTTGCTGCTTGCAGTGGCTGTCAGATACTCTGAATCCACACCGGAAACGGAGGTGGTGTAGGCCTGAAATGTCTTTACAGACGCCAGCGTGACGAGGTCGTTCTGCACCTGTTGTGCAAGACTGGATACGTGCGACCAGTCGTCCGACTTCTTCTGCAACGTTTGAATGGTTTGGTTAAGAGCGTCCCCCGGTGCACGGTTGATCTGGTCCAACTGAAGAATGATCTGGGAGTAATCGATCTGCCCGGACATCAGCGACAGGGACTGCATCCCCCCAAGGTTGATGGACATCCCTCATCCCTCCTGCACCGAGAAAAGTAGGCGGGCGAGGGCGCCCGTTCCGCGCCCCGCCGCCCAATGCTCCATTAACCCAACAGCTTGAGCACCATACCGGGCATCTGGTTGGCCTGCGCCAACATCGAAATACCGGCGTTCACGAGGATCTGCTCCTTCGTGAAGTTGGTCATCGCGGCTGCCATGTTGGTGTCCATGATGCGCGAACGTGCTGTAGACAGGTTCGTGCTTTCGGTCTGCAGATTGCTGACCGCAAAATTCAGGCGGTCTTCCACCGCACCGACCGTGGCGCGGAACTTCGACACGGTGGAGATTGCCGTATCCAGAATCGACACCAATGCGGATGCTGCCGCCTGCTGTGAAGCCAAGCTGGTAAGGGCGGCTATATTGTTAATGGCGGTCGCGGTGATGTTCAGAGCTGTCGCCGTCATGGTGGCGGCATTGGCCTTCAGAGTAATCACCTGCGTACCGGAAGCCAGGGAGCCTACCTGGAATGTGATTCCTCCATTCGCCAAACCGGTCAACAGCGTCTGCGTGTTAAATTGGGTGGTCTGCGCTGTCCGCGTGATTTCCTGCTGAATCTGCTGCAATTCGGCCACAATTTGCGAGCGGTCCGCCGTCGTTTCCGTACCGTTGGCGGCTTCCAGTGCCAATGTGCGCATGCGCGCCAACATGTCCTGGATGCTGCTCAGACCGCCTTCCATCGTTTGCAGCATGGACAGGCCGTCCTGCGCGTTTTGAGCCGCGCGGTTCAGACCGTTGATCTGGTTCAGCATCTTCGTGGCAATGGACAGGCCCGCAGCGTCGTCCGCCGCGCTGTTGATCTGATAGCCGGACGACAGTTGGTTCGAGACCTTCTGCAGGCTCGACTGGCTCTGGTTCAAGTTGAACAACACGTTCAGAGCCGTCACGTTGGTGTTGATCGCGAAGCTCATGACTCTGCTCCTCCCTTAAAAGAAGATGTGTATGTCCAACAAGCCTTGCGGCTTGGCGGGACCAACCTTAATGCGTATTACTCAAAACATCCGCCAGAGTCGGAAGAATCAGGTGCTGACCGGTTGCAAGAGCGGCCATATACACCGTCTGCTGTGTGGTGAGCTGGCTAATTACCTGGGCCAGATCCGCGTCCTCCAGCTTGCCCTTCTGTTGCTGCAACAGATTGGACGCCTGCGACAGCTGCGTCTGTGCAGCCTGTACCAGCGTCATCCGTCCGCCGAGGTCGGACCGCATAGCAATCACCTGATTGATGTTTGCATCCAGATCGGATAGATCCGTGCGCAGACCATTCATATCCCCATTGGCAAGGTCTGCCTGAATCTGCTGGAGCACGCCGGAGTTGGGTGGTGCCCCTGCACCGCCCGTGGCCAGGAGTCCTTTGCTGGCCCCCGATGGAGCGGTCGCGAACAGGCTTTCCCCGTCGACGTTCACCGCGACCGTGACGCTGCCGCCGATGACGACCGTGCGTTGATTGGAGTTCCCCTTCCACGTGGCACTGCTGGTGTCCCAAGGCGCCTGGGTGCCGTTGGTGCCAGCGAAGATATACTGGCCGCCATCGGACGTATTCGCCACATTCGCCACGGCCGCCGTCTGTTGTTGGACGACGGCGCAGATCTGGTTCAAGTCCTGCGCAGTATTGGTACCGTTGAGAGCCTGCACGACCTCGGTCCGAACCTGTCCAAGGATGTTTTCCAAGGTGCTCAGGGCGGCGTCGGCAGTCTGCATCTGGCTAAGAGCTGCTCCCGCGTTGCTCGACCATTGAGAAACCTGGGCCTGCACTGTCTGGGTCTGGATATCGGCCGCCATGGCCACCGGATCGTCCGAGGGTTGGTTCAGCTTGCGGCCTGTCGAGAGCTGCTGCGACAGGTCCTGATATTTGGACACGATCTGGTCCAAATCACTGAG includes the following:
- the fliS gene encoding flagellar export chaperone FliS, encoding MLYDGLIRFAQQAIEALEAKRLEEAHRRLIRCQEIVSELRVTLDRDRAPELCDNLNDLYVFFHGRFIEANRNKSPEPVQEVLPLIQELREAFAQAERMAVMERADEVSGTVR
- a CDS encoding motility associated factor glycosyltransferase family protein, with the protein product MSDVWAANYTILKQRWPVVADVLASVAPSPQRRAVVNSRGVCVVQHEQTGRWLNLTSAYDPVGEAVRQVARADIASARHVFVAGEAGLYHLEAALQAASSDSRVYLISACPEYLRAALEARDMADALLDPRLVLIVDDDVKRIRSQLHVHLGGDTFQVPTFAWVFHPVEAAIQRSFFDELTFALYRSVQTVFTNQNTTAFFERAWTRNFLCNLPAVLSGVSVYDLANTWRGKPAIVIGAGPSLNKNIHLLGEFRDRALLLSTDTAYRALQRNGICPDVIVTLDGGDLNALNMEGCTYEDIPLLMEVCTHRDIVRHSRAGKVLVAGGTTYQGWLDEITGERRPLPVFDTGGSCATAAFAFARLLGADPVILVGEDLSYPGGACYAEGTANASRTVEQLKGRKLYEVEDIFGQTVYTTYDYLYYLRWFEDAAKVHDRTYIDATEGGARKRGYEVRTLSDCLPLCPRRPEEAAEWRGRLQPRTLDGDRIQHTRARLRRSRLELRCVARLLAILARYGQDYLDALEAKDPVCVDKATRAIARGQARLSSHRLAMRLLDAYSYRTLFTDVQMAEEIQRKRQENDEDNSGARLVAAQTVRLFLDLRLRALDAAEMHLDAYSYFDTYPFVTEEGDPGHVSERVQAGQRADGHTGETVDHAVRRANSIRPAGD
- the fliD gene encoding flagellar filament capping protein FliD, translated to MSINLGGMQSLSLMSGQIDYSQIILQLDQINRAPGDALNQTIQTLQKKSDDWSHVSSLAQQVQNDLVTLASVKTFQAYTTSVSGVDSEYLTATASSNAVPGTYTISWTPGQVAKLTSGNGFQIGNSASGTDAVTAQKFSQPVTMGTLTATVGGTTYTHTVTASDTIQSIMNALLGTTSGSDPNSGSNAITGVSWSLSGNKITVTAPSGLNVVFGSAGDSSNFLQVVGLAGQSTTQSNPVVSGIVGHVQLNTYLGSSNFGQALTPTTAGQLSINGVTISYNTSTDTLQSVISRINSSKAGVTAAYNPLTDTVTLTSNTSQPITVQDLTGNLGQALGLTSNASVAPNAQAGQPWTYTVNGAQQTSPSPTVQNAIPGVSFTLQDPSEGGSSSSPPYSATITVSQDTTALTKAVNAFVTDFNTLYNTLQQLTGKGGDLEADPAMSSLALQYMNAVLDPVPGASQYAQQSVFGIGITNGSIGSTPGSTNSLQVDSTALTTAFQNDPNEVQALIQGMAARLNGLLTNLTGQVNTLNPKGSLSSTYTGIAQSEKNMYSAEIQSVQRQQQQIYDMATSQEQMMVQEFTQLQQYQAQMAAQQRALQALFSSLG
- a CDS encoding flagellin, with amino-acid sequence MSFAINTNVTALNVLFNLNQSQSSLQKVSNQLSSGYQINSAADDAAGLSIATKMLNQINGLNRAAQNAQDGLSMLQTMEGGLSSIQDMLARMRTLALEAANGTETTADRSQIVAELQQIQQEITRTAQTTQFNTQTLLTGLANGGITFQVGSLASGTQVITLKANAATMTATALNITATAINNIAALTSLASQQAAASALVSILDTAISTVSKFRATVGAVEDRLNFAVSNLQTESTNLSTARSRIMDTNMAAAMTNFTKEQILVNAGISMLAQANQMPGMVLKLLG
- the flgL gene encoding flagellar hook-associated protein FlgL, translating into MRVTTFGMNAQYLSDLDQIVSKYQDLSQQLSTGRKLNQPSDDPVAMAADIQTQTVQAQVSQWSSNAGAALSQMQTADAALSTLENILGQVRTEVVQALNGTNTAQDLNQICAVVQQQTAAVANVANTSDGGQYIFAGTNGTQAPWDTSSATWKGNSNQRTVVIGGSVTVAVNVDGESLFATAPSGASKGLLATGGAGAPPNSGVLQQIQADLANGDMNGLRTDLSDLDANINQVIAMRSDLGGRMTLVQAAQTQLSQASNLLQQQKGKLEDADLAQVISQLTTQQTVYMAALATGQHLILPTLADVLSNTH